Proteins encoded by one window of Amaranthus tricolor cultivar Red isolate AtriRed21 chromosome 4, ASM2621246v1, whole genome shotgun sequence:
- the LOC130809801 gene encoding uncharacterized protein LOC130809801 translates to MVIKKMGLASMNKYTILFYFILLFSACFILLGQFNHTVPAITISRNSPSLIKPTKDSLNTTKFPLKHSKRNAGSSSKTAEFSLICSSPTNKNQTCPRNNCPTRMEDYDQNKLISSIKSCPDYFRWIHEDLKPWKIKGITKEMVEAGKTLANFRVVIVDGRVYVEKYKKCYQTRDEFTIWGILQMLRLYPGKLPDIDLMFECNDYPVIKKSDYKAAKSTNPPVPMFHYCGDDHHFDIPFPDWSFWGWHEINIKPWEQELEDIKEGNKKVKWMERVSNAYWKGNLQMGRRIYLSRCNSTKSWNTHIYQQHWPLEARHGFKQSNVADQCTHRYKIYMEGKTWSVSEKYIQACDSMLLLVKAEYYEFFSRSLLPLKHYWPINPSNLCQSIKFAVNWGNKHPVQAEEIGKAGSKFIMEELKMTYIYDYMFHLLKEYGKLLKYKPSVPSGCLQVCSETMACNASFKNKFWKLNSYVKSPSKTSPCSIPPAYDPHHLQTYLTTKDELLRDVEGLGRVG, encoded by the exons ATGGTGATAAAAAAGATGGGTTTAGCTTCTATGAATAAATATACAATTCTCTTTTACTTCATTCTTCTTTTCTCAGCCTGCTTCATTCTCCTTGGACAATTCAATCACACTGTG CCAGCAATAACAATCTCCAGAAATTCCCCTAGTTTGATCAAACCCACTAAAGATTCCCTTAATACAACCAAATTTCCACTTAAACACAGTAAAAGGAATGCAGGCAGTTCATCAAAAACAGCAgaattctctttaatttgttctTCCCCAACAAACAAAAACCAAACATGCCCCAGAAACAATTGTCCAACCAGAATGGAAgattatgatcaaaataagctGATTTCCTCCATCAAATCATGCCCAGATTACTTTAGATGGATTCATGAAGATTTAAAGCCATGGAAAATCAAAGGGATTACAAAAGAAATGGTAGAAGCAGGAAAAACCTTAGCAAATTTCAGGGTAGTAATTGTGGATGGAAGAGTTTATGTTGAAAAATACAAGAAATGTTATCAGACAAGAGATGAATTTACAATATGGGGGATTTTGCAAATGTTAAGGTTGTATCCTGGGAAATTACCAGACATAGATTTGATGTTTGAGTGCAATGATTATCCTGTGATTAAGAAGAGTGATTATAAAGCTGCTAAGTCTACTAATCCTCCTGTTCCTATGTTTCATTACTGTGGAGATGATCACCATTTTGATATTCCTTTCCCAGATTGGTCATTTTGGGGTTG GCATGAGATAAATATAAAGCCATGGGAGCAGGAATTGGAGGATATAAAAGAAGGGAACAAAAAAGTGAAATGGATGGAAAGGGTGTCCAATGCATATTGGAAAGGCAATCTTCAAATGGGTCGCAGAATATACCTTTCAAGGTGCAATTCAACCAAATCTTGGAATACTCACATATATCAACag CATTGGCCTTTGGAAGCTAGACATGGTTTTAAACAATCAAATGTAGCAGATCAATGCACACATAG GTACAAGATATACATGGAAGGAAAAACATGGTCAGTGAGTGAAAAGTACATACAAGCTTGTGATTCAATGTTGCTGTTAGTGAAAGCTGAGTATTATGAGTTTTTCAGTAGAAGTTTGCTACCTTTGAAACATTATTGGCCAATTAATCCATCTAACTTATGCCAATCCATCAAATTTGCCGTCAATTGGGGCAATAAACATCCCGTCCAG GCAGAAGAGATTGGAAAGGCAGGAAGCAAATTTATAATGGAGGAGCTGAAAATGACATACATATATGATTACATGTTCCATCTTTTGAAAGAATATGGAAAGCTGTTGAAATACAAACCAAGTGTTCCTTCTGGATGTCTACAAGTTTGTTCAGAAACAATGGCTTGCAATGCTTCTTTCAAAAACAAATTCTGGAAACTGAATTCTTATGTAAAATCTCCTTCAAAAACATCTCCTTGCTCAATACCTCCTGCTTATGACCCTCATCATCTTCAAACATATCTTACTACCAAAGATGAACTTTTAAGAGATGTTGAAGGTTTAGGAAGAGTTggataa